A single window of Flagellimonas maritima DNA harbors:
- the rplS gene encoding 50S ribosomal protein L19 — MESLIKFVEDEFVPKKEFPKFSSGDTITVYYEIKEGEKTRTQFFKGVVIQRRGTGATETFTIRKMSGTVGVERIFPVNMPALQRVEVNKIGKVRRSRIFYFRKLTGKKARIKEIRK; from the coding sequence ATGGAATCATTGATAAAATTTGTTGAAGACGAATTTGTTCCAAAAAAAGAATTTCCAAAATTTTCATCAGGTGATACAATTACCGTTTATTATGAAATTAAGGAAGGTGAGAAAACACGAACCCAGTTTTTTAAAGGAGTTGTAATCCAGCGAAGGGGAACAGGAGCTACTGAAACATTCACCATAAGAAAGATGTCCGGTACTGTAGGTGTAGAACGTATTTTTCCTGTAAATATGCCTGCGCTCCAAAGAGTTGAGGTAAACAAAATAGGTAAAGTGCGTAGATCAAGAATTTTCTACTTTAGAAAACTTACTGGTAAAAAAGCACGTATCAAAGAAATAAGAAAGTAA
- a CDS encoding GNAT family N-acetyltransferase, translating into MKIKNAILSDLEHLVPLFNNYRVFYGQHSNLDAARSFLKTRLSKKESTIFLALYNDKPVGFTQLFKTFSSVSLEPFLILNDLFVTPEFRNRGVGRALLEYAKLHCKELDYKGLELETALDNPAQKLYEQLGWEKDEAYLHYFWKNTGG; encoded by the coding sequence ATGAAAATCAAAAATGCTATCCTATCGGATTTGGAACATTTGGTCCCGCTTTTTAACAATTATCGTGTATTCTATGGGCAACATTCTAATTTAGATGCTGCCCGTTCTTTTCTTAAAACGCGATTATCAAAAAAAGAATCTACCATCTTTTTGGCACTGTATAATGATAAACCAGTTGGATTTACCCAACTTTTTAAAACCTTTTCCTCAGTAAGCTTAGAACCATTCTTAATATTGAATGATCTGTTCGTCACTCCTGAATTTAGAAACCGTGGTGTTGGAAGAGCACTCCTTGAGTATGCAAAATTGCATTGCAAAGAACTGGATTATAAAGGATTGGAATTGGAAACTGCTTTGGATAATCCAGCACAAAAATTATACGAGCAACTTGGATGGGAAAAGGATGAAGCATACCTTCACTATTTTTGGAAAAATACTGGGGGATAG
- the dnaA gene encoding chromosomal replication initiator protein DnaA — MSVTANSVWNNCLAFIKDNIQPQAFKTWFEPIKPIKLTDKALSIQVPSKFFYEWLEEHYVKLLKVALTKELGNNAKLIYIIKMENKYGNKEPFTEQIPSSNRTAVGPQELDVPITSKSPELKNPFVIPGIRNIKIESQLNPNYNFENFLEGDSNRLARSAGMAVANKPGGTSFNPLLVFGGVGLGKTHLAHAIGVEIKDKYPEKTVLYISAEKFTQQYIESVKKNTRNDFIHFYQLIDVLIIDDVQFLSGKSGTQDVFFHIFNHLHQNGKQVILTSDKAPVDMQDIEQRLLSRFKWGLSAELQSPDFETRISILKNKLYRDGVEMPDEIIDHVAKNIKTNIRELEGAIISLIAQSSFNKREVTLELAQQVVEKFVKNTKREVSIDYIQKVVSDYFEMDVATLQSKTRKRHIVQARQLAMFFAKKFTKASLASIGSQIGKRDHATVLHACKTVDNLAETDKQFRKYIEDLNKKFS; from the coding sequence ATGAGTGTTACTGCTAATTCCGTGTGGAACAACTGTTTGGCTTTTATCAAGGATAATATCCAACCGCAGGCATTCAAGACTTGGTTTGAACCTATAAAGCCTATCAAGTTAACAGACAAAGCTCTTAGCATACAAGTGCCCAGTAAATTTTTTTACGAGTGGCTTGAAGAACATTATGTTAAACTGTTGAAAGTTGCCCTTACCAAAGAACTGGGAAATAATGCAAAACTTATTTACATCATAAAAATGGAAAATAAGTACGGAAACAAAGAGCCGTTTACAGAGCAAATTCCAAGCTCCAATAGAACAGCTGTTGGACCTCAGGAACTTGATGTCCCGATTACCTCAAAAAGTCCCGAACTGAAAAATCCCTTCGTGATTCCTGGGATTCGGAATATTAAAATAGAATCACAACTCAACCCAAATTACAATTTCGAAAATTTTCTTGAAGGTGACTCCAATCGTTTGGCAAGGTCCGCAGGCATGGCGGTTGCCAATAAACCTGGCGGCACTTCTTTCAATCCATTATTGGTTTTTGGAGGCGTTGGTTTAGGAAAAACGCACTTGGCACATGCCATAGGTGTCGAAATAAAAGACAAATACCCAGAAAAAACTGTTCTCTATATCTCTGCGGAAAAATTCACACAACAGTATATTGAATCTGTAAAAAAGAATACTAGAAACGATTTTATCCATTTTTACCAGTTGATAGATGTACTCATTATTGATGATGTGCAGTTTTTATCTGGCAAGTCCGGTACCCAAGATGTATTCTTTCATATTTTCAATCATTTGCATCAAAATGGAAAGCAAGTCATATTGACCTCTGACAAGGCTCCAGTGGATATGCAAGACATTGAACAAAGGTTGTTGTCACGTTTTAAATGGGGTCTTTCAGCCGAATTGCAAAGTCCTGACTTTGAAACCAGGATTTCCATCTTAAAGAACAAGCTGTACCGCGATGGTGTGGAGATGCCTGACGAAATCATAGACCACGTTGCCAAAAACATAAAAACCAACATCAGGGAACTGGAAGGTGCTATCATCTCATTGATTGCCCAATCCTCTTTTAATAAGCGTGAAGTAACTTTGGAACTTGCCCAACAGGTGGTAGAAAAATTTGTGAAAAATACTAAAAGGGAAGTTTCTATCGACTATATTCAAAAAGTAGTCTCCGATTATTTTGAAATGGATGTAGCTACCCTTCAGTCAAAAACCAGAAAGCGCCATATAGTCCAGGCAAGGCAATTGGCCATGTTTTTTGCCAAAAAATTCACAAAAGCTTCCTTGGCCAGTATTGGTTCCCAAATTGGAAAAAGGGATCATGCTACCGTACTGCACGCCTGTAAGACGGTAGATAACCTTGCAGAGACCGATAAACAGTTCAGAAAATATATAGAGGACCTGAACAAAAAATTCTCTTAA
- a CDS encoding low molecular weight protein-tyrosine-phosphatase, with product MKTKVLMVCLGNICRSPLAEGILKSKINDDRIFVDSAGTAGYHIGNPPDKRSIAVAREHGLDIASQKCRKFSKNDFDAFDHIYVMDKSNLVDVLSLATHENEEKKVKLLLDELDLPYNEVPDPYYGGSDGFENVYQMIDLACEAIAKKIK from the coding sequence ATGAAAACCAAGGTTTTGATGGTTTGCTTAGGAAATATATGCAGATCGCCCTTGGCCGAAGGCATTTTAAAATCAAAAATAAATGACGACAGAATTTTTGTGGATTCAGCAGGTACCGCAGGATACCATATAGGAAACCCGCCGGATAAAAGATCTATTGCTGTTGCACGAGAACATGGCCTTGACATTGCTTCACAAAAATGCAGGAAATTTTCCAAAAATGACTTTGATGCTTTTGATCATATCTACGTTATGGATAAAAGTAATTTGGTAGACGTTTTAAGTTTGGCAACCCATGAAAATGAAGAAAAAAAGGTAAAACTGCTACTAGATGAGTTAGATTTACCCTACAATGAGGTACCCGACCCATATTACGGCGGTTCAGATGGTTTTGAAAATGTATATCAAATGATCGACCTTGCCTGTGAAGCAATTGCAAAAAAGATAAAATGA
- a CDS encoding tRNA (guanine-N1)-methyltransferase — translation MKRLQTSFTIILLISIFSLSAQEQDEPSSSDNTLVGQFQQLEKKSGNYRANGIRYEVIKLVDLNKIKESIFDSINTASKSIKDLSATIANNEATIKDLNAKLEETTENLQNITKEKDSISFFGALISKGTYNLILWSIIFILLLFLLFFIYRFRNSNSLTHQAKTALADVEKEYEDHRRRALEREQRISRQLQDELNKQKK, via the coding sequence ATGAAACGTTTACAGACCTCATTTACAATTATTTTATTGATCTCCATTTTTTCGCTATCGGCTCAAGAACAAGACGAACCGTCCAGTTCGGACAATACACTTGTTGGGCAGTTTCAACAACTGGAAAAAAAATCCGGTAACTATAGGGCGAACGGAATTCGATATGAGGTGATTAAATTGGTAGACTTGAATAAAATCAAAGAAAGTATTTTTGATTCAATCAATACAGCAAGTAAATCAATTAAGGATTTATCCGCAACAATAGCCAATAATGAAGCTACTATAAAAGATCTCAATGCCAAACTTGAAGAAACTACGGAGAATCTCCAGAACATTACAAAAGAGAAAGATAGTATATCCTTCTTTGGAGCATTGATAAGCAAAGGCACTTACAACCTTATATTGTGGTCCATAATTTTTATACTGCTTCTGTTTCTTTTGTTTTTCATATATAGATTCAGGAATAGCAATTCTTTGACGCACCAAGCAAAAACCGCGTTGGCCGATGTTGAAAAAGAATATGAAGACCATAGGAGACGAGCACTGGAACGGGAACAGAGAATAAGCCGTCAACTTCAAGACGAACTGAACAAACAGAAGAAATAG
- a CDS encoding trypsin-like peptidase domain-containing protein: MKKIANLLIVSVFAGAITLGAYKLFFEKDSYKWVAENQEVPFLSTSGLAASAKGAGINEVDFTIAAEKTVNAVVHVKNVTMSKGTNSLADFFYGSERNQIPQVGTGSGVIISPDGYIVTNNHVIATASQLEITLNNNKSYDAEVIGADPDSDIALLKIDVEGTLPYLAFGDSDNAKVGEWVLAVGNPFSLTSTVTAGIVSAKARSLGRNQSFIQTDAAVNPGNSGGALVNTNGDLIGINTAITSQTGSYVGYSFAVPSNIAKKVVEDIMEFGNVQRGLLGISAANARSKEAIELGLNEIEGVYISQVSEDSGAEEAGLEAGDIIKQVDNIHIKKFSELTGYLSSKRPGDVVEVVVERDDERLSKRVTLKKQQTIILPMTGFMVKNLTKEDKKTFGVSKGVKITDVPEGYSRYDLKNKVITEVDDKEITNIDDAKKHFGEISRYGRTSFTMINEKGEKERLILQ; this comes from the coding sequence ATGAAAAAAATTGCCAATTTACTTATAGTATCAGTATTTGCAGGAGCAATTACTTTGGGAGCTTATAAATTATTTTTTGAAAAAGATTCATATAAATGGGTCGCTGAAAACCAAGAAGTGCCTTTTTTAAGCACTAGTGGGTTAGCTGCATCTGCAAAGGGCGCTGGAATCAATGAAGTCGATTTTACCATAGCTGCTGAAAAAACGGTCAATGCTGTTGTGCACGTTAAAAATGTAACCATGAGCAAAGGAACCAATAGCCTAGCCGATTTCTTCTATGGTTCTGAACGTAACCAAATACCGCAGGTTGGAACAGGTTCAGGAGTAATCATCTCCCCAGATGGCTACATTGTTACCAATAATCATGTAATAGCAACGGCAAGCCAGTTGGAAATTACATTGAACAACAATAAATCCTATGACGCAGAAGTTATTGGTGCTGATCCTGATTCTGATATTGCTCTTTTAAAAATCGATGTCGAGGGTACACTCCCCTATTTGGCTTTTGGGGATTCTGATAATGCGAAAGTCGGTGAATGGGTTTTAGCCGTAGGGAATCCGTTTAGCCTAACATCAACAGTTACTGCGGGCATCGTAAGTGCGAAAGCAAGATCCTTGGGAAGGAATCAATCTTTTATCCAAACGGATGCTGCCGTAAATCCTGGTAACAGTGGTGGTGCACTGGTCAATACTAATGGTGACCTTATAGGAATCAATACCGCAATAACCTCACAAACGGGTTCTTATGTTGGATACTCTTTTGCAGTGCCAAGCAATATTGCAAAAAAAGTTGTTGAGGATATTATGGAATTTGGTAATGTACAACGCGGATTACTAGGTATTTCTGCTGCTAACGCACGCTCTAAAGAAGCTATTGAATTAGGACTGAATGAAATTGAGGGGGTCTATATTTCACAAGTTTCGGAAGACTCCGGCGCTGAAGAAGCTGGTTTAGAAGCCGGGGATATTATAAAACAGGTAGATAATATCCATATCAAAAAGTTTTCTGAACTTACGGGATACCTATCTTCAAAAAGACCGGGCGATGTTGTGGAAGTTGTAGTGGAAAGAGATGATGAGAGACTTTCCAAGAGGGTAACACTCAAGAAACAGCAAACAATTATTTTGCCGATGACCGGTTTTATGGTCAAGAATCTCACCAAAGAAGATAAAAAGACCTTTGGAGTAAGCAAGGGCGTTAAAATTACCGATGTTCCAGAGGGTTACAGTAGGTACGATCTTAAAAATAAGGTTATTACCGAGGTAGATGATAAGGAAATCACGAATATTGATGATGCCAAAAAGCACTTTGGCGAAATTTCGAGATATGGCAGAACCAGTTTCACCATGATAAATGAAAAAGGTGAGAAAGAACGCCTTATACTACAATAA
- a CDS encoding GNAT family N-acetyltransferase — translation MLNLKGKHISLRALEPNDLDFLYQLENDTSIWEISGTLKPYSKKVLRLYLENAHRDIYDVKQLRLCICNEKDKCIGLVDLFDFDPKNRRAGIGVVISNAADQNKGTGTEVVSLLCEYAFSILDVHQLYANILEGNSASIHLFKKLGFERIGVKKEWIRTKNGFKDEIMYQKINSYES, via the coding sequence ATGCTGAATCTTAAAGGTAAACATATCAGCTTAAGAGCCTTGGAGCCAAATGACTTGGATTTTCTTTATCAATTGGAAAACGATACTTCCATTTGGGAGATAAGCGGAACCTTGAAACCTTACTCAAAAAAAGTACTTCGTTTATATTTGGAAAATGCGCACAGGGACATTTATGACGTAAAACAATTACGCTTGTGTATCTGTAACGAGAAAGATAAGTGTATTGGTCTAGTGGATTTATTTGACTTTGACCCTAAAAATAGAAGAGCTGGCATCGGTGTCGTGATTTCCAATGCAGCAGACCAAAATAAGGGAACAGGGACAGAAGTGGTTTCGCTACTTTGTGAATATGCCTTTTCAATTTTGGATGTACACCAATTATATGCGAATATACTAGAAGGGAATAGTGCAAGTATCCACTTGTTCAAAAAGCTTGGTTTTGAAAGAATAGGGGTGAAAAAGGAATGGATTAGAACCAAAAATGGTTTTAAAGACGAAATTATGTACCAAAAGATTAATTCTTATGAATCTTAA
- the trmD gene encoding tRNA (guanosine(37)-N1)-methyltransferase TrmD — protein MRIDIITVLPELLKSPFEASILKRAIDKKLVEIHLHNLRDYSIGNYKQVDDYQFGGGAGMVLMIEPIDKCISKLKAQREYDEVIYMTPDGETLNQGISNEISLKKNIIILCGHYKGVDQRVRDLFITKEISIGDYVLSGGELAAAVFCDSLIRLLPGVLNDETSALTDTFQDNLLAPPVYTRPSNYKGIKVPEILLSGNFPSIEKWREDKALERTTKKRPDLLN, from the coding sequence ATGCGTATAGATATCATTACAGTTTTACCCGAGTTGTTAAAGAGCCCTTTTGAAGCTTCAATTTTAAAAAGGGCTATCGATAAAAAATTGGTCGAAATTCATCTACATAATCTTAGGGACTATTCCATAGGAAACTACAAACAAGTGGACGATTACCAATTTGGTGGTGGAGCAGGAATGGTATTGATGATTGAACCAATTGATAAATGCATCTCTAAATTAAAGGCGCAGCGGGAGTATGATGAGGTAATTTATATGACCCCGGATGGCGAAACTTTGAATCAAGGTATTTCCAACGAGATTTCGCTAAAAAAGAATATCATTATTTTATGTGGACACTATAAAGGTGTAGATCAAAGGGTTCGTGATTTGTTCATTACCAAGGAAATATCGATTGGAGATTACGTTTTGTCAGGGGGAGAACTGGCGGCAGCAGTTTTTTGTGACTCACTTATACGGCTTCTTCCAGGTGTACTAAACGATGAAACCTCCGCCTTAACGGATACATTTCAGGATAATTTACTCGCACCACCGGTATATACAAGACCTTCCAATTATAAAGGAATAAAAGTTCCTGAAATTTTATTGAGCGGTAATTTTCCCAGTATTGAAAAATGGCGTGAAGATAAAGCACTGGAAAGAACTACAAAAAAAAGACCTGATTTACTAAATTGA
- the dapF gene encoding diaminopimelate epimerase has protein sequence MVLQFFKYQGTGNDFVILDNRQESFPKNNTKLIAKLCDRRFGIGGDGLILLENDNMSDFKMVYFNADGAESSMCGNGGRCMVAFSKYLGIIKHETTFMAIDGLHKATIKGDIVTLKMGDVKEVKKKAMYSFLDTGSPHHVQLVNNLNKFDVQKEGAKLRYGLYGKSGSNINFVEQLDDNSFEVRTYERGVEDETLSCGTGVTAVAIAMHNNGKTTSDLIKINTLGGNLEINFEKKDDSYINIFLKGPAKQVYKGEIVC, from the coding sequence ATGGTACTACAGTTTTTCAAATATCAAGGTACGGGAAACGATTTTGTAATTCTTGACAATCGCCAAGAATCCTTTCCCAAAAACAATACCAAATTAATTGCCAAGCTATGTGATAGAAGATTCGGCATAGGCGGTGATGGGCTTATCTTATTGGAAAATGACAATATGTCGGATTTTAAGATGGTATATTTTAATGCAGACGGAGCTGAAAGCAGTATGTGCGGTAATGGAGGTCGTTGTATGGTAGCATTTTCCAAATATTTGGGAATAATCAAACATGAAACAACGTTTATGGCAATCGATGGATTGCACAAAGCTACAATTAAAGGAGACATTGTTACTTTGAAGATGGGGGATGTAAAGGAAGTGAAGAAAAAAGCCATGTATAGTTTTTTAGATACAGGTTCACCGCACCATGTACAATTGGTCAATAATCTCAATAAATTTGATGTACAGAAAGAAGGTGCAAAATTACGATATGGACTTTATGGAAAATCTGGCAGTAATATAAATTTTGTTGAACAGTTGGACGACAATTCTTTTGAAGTCAGGACTTATGAAAGAGGTGTTGAAGACGAAACCCTCTCCTGTGGGACCGGCGTAACTGCGGTAGCTATAGCGATGCATAATAATGGGAAAACAACTTCTGATCTAATCAAAATAAATACACTAGGGGGCAATCTGGAAATCAATTTTGAAAAAAAAGACGATTCCTATATAAATATTTTCTTGAAAGGCCCTGCTAAACAGGTATATAAAGGTGAAATTGTATGCTGA
- the mltG gene encoding endolytic transglycosylase MltG has product MNLKKVLWATAILGLLICGFMAYKIYSAIFSPNTQFANEVAFVFIPSDANFAEVKESLKPLVKDLSTFEAVAEKKGYTSNVKGGKYAVKKGMNNNEIINSLRSNNIPVRVSFNNQESLQALAGRISDQIEPDSLSLIQAFNAADFLKESNFNEDTKLGMYLPNTYEFFWNTNAVEFRDRMYKEYQKFWTKSRLAKAKKLNLSPSQVISLAAIVQKETVKTDERPRVAGVYLNRIQKGILLQADPTVIYAIKKETGNYDTIIKRVLYRDLEMDSPYNTYKYSGVPPGPIAMPDISSIDAVLDPEKHDYLFFVADVSNFGYHKFAKTLAQHNRNKVQYIRWLDSNKVNR; this is encoded by the coding sequence ATGAATCTTAAAAAAGTACTTTGGGCAACTGCTATTTTAGGGCTTTTGATCTGTGGTTTTATGGCATACAAGATCTATAGTGCCATTTTTAGTCCCAATACCCAGTTTGCCAATGAAGTAGCTTTCGTTTTTATACCATCGGATGCTAATTTTGCTGAAGTGAAGGAAAGCCTGAAACCTTTGGTAAAAGATTTATCAACGTTTGAAGCGGTAGCTGAAAAAAAGGGTTACACTTCTAATGTTAAAGGTGGTAAATATGCTGTAAAAAAGGGGATGAACAACAACGAAATTATCAATTCCCTACGCAGTAACAATATTCCTGTCAGAGTCTCTTTCAATAATCAAGAATCCTTACAAGCATTGGCAGGCAGAATCTCAGATCAAATTGAACCGGATAGCCTTTCACTTATACAAGCATTTAATGCAGCGGATTTTTTAAAGGAATCAAATTTTAACGAAGACACAAAATTAGGGATGTACCTTCCCAATACCTATGAATTCTTTTGGAATACAAATGCAGTGGAATTTCGTGATAGAATGTACAAGGAATATCAAAAATTCTGGACCAAAAGTCGTTTAGCAAAAGCAAAAAAACTGAATCTCTCACCATCTCAGGTTATATCATTGGCTGCAATAGTACAAAAGGAAACTGTAAAGACAGATGAAAGACCAAGAGTTGCGGGAGTCTATTTGAATCGCATACAAAAAGGAATACTATTACAAGCAGATCCAACGGTTATTTACGCCATCAAAAAAGAGACCGGCAATTACGATACCATTATTAAGCGTGTTCTCTATAGGGATTTGGAGATGGATTCACCATACAATACCTATAAATATAGTGGCGTTCCCCCAGGCCCGATTGCCATGCCCGATATTTCTTCAATCGATGCCGTACTTGACCCTGAAAAGCACGATTATTTGTTTTTTGTGGCCGATGTATCCAATTTTGGTTATCATAAATTTGCCAAAACCCTGGCGCAACACAACCGAAATAAAGTGCAGTATATCCGTTGGTTAGATTCCAACAAAGTGAATAGATAA
- a CDS encoding glyceraldehyde-3-phosphate dehydrogenase, which yields MSDIKSYEKELAFQSDRRKATTEFIKIISDLWYDKATEVVLFKNQVIDKNVSDIINLHEYAGEFVQKPISIFDSVEILRAINDLNLPPAKLDIGKLTYEYHSDDNNHLNVKSFVVEKLKDAKTSKEIKPKDVVLYGFGRIGRLVARELMAKTGRGSQLRLRAIVVRGELNESVLEKRAALLKTDSVHGQFMGTVDVDVKNNALIINGTTVRFINAEKPEAIDYTKYGIYNALIIDNTGVFRDKAALSRHLEAKGASRVLLTAPGKEVPNIVHGVNHAEFDPDKTKIFSAASCTTNAITPILKVVEDSLGIKKGHIETIHAYTNDQNLVDNMHGKYRRGRAAALNMVITETGAGAAVTKAIPSLNGKLTSNAIRVPVPNGSLAILNLEVKNKTSKESLNTILKKYALEGDLVEQIKYSLSNELVSSDIVGTSAPSIYDSKATLISADGKNLVLYIWYDNEYGYTHQVIRLAKYIAKVRRYTYY from the coding sequence ATGAGCGACATTAAATCTTACGAAAAGGAGCTTGCATTCCAATCAGATAGAAGAAAGGCAACTACGGAGTTTATCAAAATCATAAGTGATCTATGGTATGACAAGGCAACAGAAGTTGTGCTTTTTAAAAATCAGGTTATCGATAAAAACGTAAGTGATATTATCAATCTGCACGAATATGCAGGAGAGTTTGTTCAAAAGCCAATATCAATTTTTGATTCAGTCGAGATTCTTCGTGCAATTAATGACCTAAACCTTCCACCTGCCAAATTGGACATTGGAAAACTCACTTATGAGTACCATTCCGATGACAACAACCACTTAAATGTAAAGTCCTTTGTAGTTGAGAAGCTAAAAGATGCAAAGACATCCAAAGAAATAAAGCCAAAGGATGTTGTTTTGTACGGTTTTGGTCGGATTGGGAGATTGGTTGCAAGAGAACTAATGGCCAAAACAGGTAGAGGAAGTCAGCTCAGGTTGAGAGCTATTGTTGTTAGGGGCGAACTAAATGAAAGCGTGTTGGAAAAAAGAGCTGCCCTCCTCAAAACAGATTCGGTACACGGTCAATTTATGGGAACAGTAGATGTAGATGTTAAAAACAATGCGCTCATTATCAATGGTACAACCGTACGATTTATAAATGCTGAGAAACCAGAGGCGATTGATTATACCAAATACGGAATCTATAATGCCCTAATAATTGATAATACCGGTGTTTTTAGAGATAAAGCTGCACTTTCCAGACATCTGGAAGCTAAAGGAGCAAGCAGAGTTCTTCTTACGGCACCTGGCAAGGAAGTTCCCAATATAGTCCATGGGGTAAACCACGCTGAATTTGACCCTGATAAAACCAAAATATTTTCTGCAGCATCGTGTACTACGAACGCCATTACCCCCATCCTAAAAGTTGTTGAAGATTCCTTGGGAATAAAAAAAGGACATATAGAAACCATTCACGCTTATACAAACGACCAAAATTTAGTCGATAATATGCACGGAAAATATCGTAGAGGTCGTGCAGCAGCACTAAACATGGTCATTACAGAAACAGGTGCGGGCGCAGCGGTTACAAAAGCGATACCCTCGCTTAATGGAAAGTTGACCTCTAATGCTATACGTGTTCCTGTTCCCAATGGCTCTTTGGCAATCTTAAATCTTGAGGTGAAGAACAAGACCTCGAAAGAAAGTTTGAATACCATCCTTAAGAAATATGCTCTTGAAGGGGATTTGGTCGAGCAAATAAAATATTCATTGAGCAATGAGCTTGTTTCATCAGACATTGTAGGTACCTCTGCCCCTTCAATATATGACAGTAAAGCCACCTTAATTTCTGCTGATGGCAAGAATTTAGTGCTCTATATATGGTACGATAATGAGTATGGTTATACCCACCAAGTAATAAGGCTTGCTAAATACATTGCTAAAGTAAGACGCTACACGTATTATTAA
- a CDS encoding SAM-dependent methyltransferase, producing the protein MEEVKPSLVAGKVYLIPTTLGDSAPLEVLPISIKRTIENTDYYIVENEKTARHFIKKVSPGKAQPSLHIESLNKFTDPATIPSFLEPCISGFDIGLLSEAGCPGIADPGAEVIKVAHEKRIQVVPLVGPSSILMAMMSSGMNGQNFAFNGYLPIDTSERRATIKNLEKISREKGQSQIFMETPYRNDKLLKELTRVLQKGTRLCIACDITLPTEYIKTKIVHEWSEIPVDLNKRPTIFIIQA; encoded by the coding sequence ATGGAAGAAGTAAAACCAAGCTTAGTGGCCGGTAAAGTCTATTTGATCCCAACTACTCTTGGGGACAGTGCTCCCCTTGAAGTATTACCAATTTCCATTAAAAGGACAATCGAAAACACGGATTACTACATCGTTGAAAACGAAAAAACCGCCAGACATTTTATTAAAAAAGTGAGTCCTGGCAAAGCACAACCAAGCCTTCATATAGAATCCTTGAACAAATTTACCGATCCAGCCACAATCCCTTCTTTTCTTGAACCATGCATTAGCGGTTTTGATATAGGTCTACTATCTGAAGCTGGTTGCCCTGGCATAGCTGATCCCGGAGCAGAAGTTATTAAGGTCGCCCATGAAAAAAGAATACAGGTGGTTCCACTTGTAGGGCCATCCTCTATTCTTATGGCCATGATGTCCAGCGGTATGAACGGACAAAATTTTGCATTTAATGGCTACTTGCCCATAGACACTTCCGAACGCAGGGCAACTATAAAAAATCTTGAAAAAATTTCGAGAGAAAAAGGACAATCGCAGATATTTATGGAAACCCCATACCGAAACGATAAGCTTTTAAAAGAGTTGACCCGAGTGCTTCAAAAAGGAACCAGATTGTGTATTGCTTGCGATATTACACTACCAACGGAATACATTAAGACCAAAATTGTCCATGAGTGGAGCGAAATACCTGTAGATTTAAATAAAAGGCCTACTATATTTATTATCCAAGCATAA